The Oscillatoria acuminata PCC 6304 genomic interval GGGTTTTTTGGGGGTGGAAGTGGGTAAACGAATATTTTGAGATCGTCCTCGATCCAGTTACCACAGGAGTCAGAAATACTTTCATCAACTTGGCTGAATTATGACAGCCTGATCGCCTCTGGCACTCTCTAGTAATGGAGCAAGAGAATTTTACACTCCCAAAGGAAAAAGCAAGAGTTTTAGGTTTAGTCACCAAAATCTTCAGTTCTCTTGCTACTCAATCTGATTCTTCGGATTCCTTTCCCCTAACGGTTGTAAGGTTTCACCCTCTACAGCCAAAAAATTACTCAGTCTTAGTTCATCCAGACTCTTGTGGAATTCCTTTGATCTAGAAATATCCCCAATTGTCTGTGGTACCCTTCTGTGTTGTAGTGGCTGCAACGCCTCAAAATATCCTTGCTTCCATAATTGGGCGATCGCTGTTTCCATAGCAGTCCGCGTTACCTCGGGTATCACAATCAATCCCGGTGGAGCCAAAAAAGGAGAACCACATTCTACTTCCGCCTCTAAATCTTGCTCTAAGCGAATGGGATCAATAAAATAAACTGAATAGCTTCTGCCATCAGCGCAATCAACGATTCCATCGCTTCTACATCCTTTCATCGGCGTTTCCACTTCATCTCTTTCATCCCAGCCATCTTTAAATATCAGTTTGGGTGCAGTTTCCATATTGCTATTCCTCTAAAACGGCCTTGATTTTGTTTAACTCTTCTTGATATTGTTCGTAGGTGAGTAAATTAACCTCTCTTGGTACAATTTCGTAATGACCCCGATCTCGTCCTCTTTGAACTAATTTTAACGTTTCCGGCAGAAACAAGATTTTATAGGCCCCACCAAAACGTCTCATGATAGTGGCATCTTTATGAATTGAGATGCCATGAGTGGGTTTAACGGTATTGGTTTCCGCATCTATTCTAACTTCCGAGGGTTTGGCCGCAAAATTGCTACCCCCTCTATAAAAAGCCGTGCCTTCGTTTTCCATTCACTTTTAGATTCTGCTTTCACGAGCTTAAAAAAGCGGGCGATCACCCTAGCCCCTTCGTCAATCTTATACCCCTATTCCTGTTTGACCCCACCTTTCTGACAGGGACCAGAAACCGGAACCAAAGCCTTGGGATTTTCGCTTATATTTGTTGAAGAAACCCAGTTTCTGCTCCCTACCACCCCATGACAGTAGGATTTATGAACATTAAATTAGTAGAATCTTTAGCCCAGGTCATTCAATCTCTTTCCCCAGAGGAGCGATCGCTCTTTGAGGAGAAGCTCAAAGCACACCAGGACCAAACCTCAGCCGAGGGAAAAGAGCGTCCTTTGTATGAAACCGTTTATGAAAGGGCCAAAGCGTTTTATGAAACCGCCACTCCAGCAGAAAGGGCCAAAGCGTTTCGGGAGTGGGCTGAGAGTCACCCGCGCAATCAGCCCTATTTATCCGATGAAGCCATTAGCCGAGAAAGCATTTACGGAGAAAGGGGTTAATGTCATTTTTGATTGATACTAATATTCTGTTGCGGAGTGCGGACCCTACCCATTCCATGCACGCCGATGCGGTAACAGCGACAAATATTCTGCTTGATCGAGGGGAAGATGTTTGTATCATTCCCCAAAATTTAATTGAGTTTTGGAATGTTTACACCCGCCCTGCGGATAAGAATGGGTTAGGGCATTCCCCAGGGGAAACCGCTGCTGAAGTCAATCGGTTAAAAGGGCTTTTTTTGCTGTTACCGGATAGGTTAGCCATTTATTCTGAGTGGGAACGGTTGGTGCTGAGTTATGGGGTGAGGGGAGTTAATGTCCATGACGCGCGGTTGGTGGCAGCAATGTTGGTGCATGGATTGACTCATATTCTGACTTTTAATATCAAGGATTTTGCCCGGTATGCGGAAGTAACGGCAGTGCATCCGATGGAGATGCGATCGCCCTGAAGTAAGGGGCTAAAATTGCGGCGATCGCTCTACATATTCTAGGCGCTTTGACCCTGGCGATCGTAAATTTTAGCGGCCAAAGAAACCGGGACCCAAGTGATAACTTCGAGATTTTCCCTAAGATTTGTCTAAGAAACCCTATTTCTGAGCCAGATTATTTGGTTTTAGTAGACTCCATCACATAGCAATCATGCAAGAAACCGGCTGTCTGGGATAACCTTCACCACAAGAGCCAAGAGTTACGGCAGAAACGTGGTTTCTAAGAAATCGCTAAATTACATCGCTCTGAGTATCCCCCCCCTATTCCTTTTTTACCCCGCCTTTCCTATAATGCTTCCAGCAGTCATCAGGGTATCAGCCGTGCTTGCTACAGTTTGGAGTGCATCGTTAGTTGGGATTAATGCGGTCAAGGTCGGAGTCGAAATCGATGTCTCGGGGGGAATGCCGGGAATTGTCGTGGTGGGATTGCCCGATACCGCCGTGCAAGAATCTAAGGAACGGGTGAAAGCGGCCCTGAAAAATTCCAGTTACGCCTTCCCCATGCGTCGGATTGTGATTAACTTGACCCCGGCGGATTTACGCAAGGAGGGTCCTTGTTTTGATTTACCGATCGCCATCGGGATTCTCGCCGCCTCAGAACAAGTCAGCGCCCAACTCCTCGGGGATTTTCTCTTCCTCGGTGAACTCTCCCTCGATGGCACCTTACGTCCCGTTGCCGGAGTTCTTCCCATTGCTGCTGCCGCCCAAGAAATGGGCATTACCGCCTTAGTCGTCCCGGAAGGCAATGTGGGGGAAGCAGCAGTGGTGAAAGGGTTACAGGTTTATGGGTGCAAGCATTTGTGCGATGCGATCGCCTTACTGAACAATCCCAGTCAGTATAAACCCACCCAACTCGATGGCAAGGTCCCCTTTGCACCCCATCCCTTCGGCGGTTTAGACTTGCAAGATGTCAAGGGTCAAGCCCATGGACGTCGCGCTTTAGAAATTGCCGCAGCAGGAGGACATAATTTAATCTTTGTCGGTCCTCCGGGTAGCGGGAAAACCATGTTGGCTAAACGGTTACCCGGGATTTTACCGCCTCTGAGTTTTGAAGAAGCCTTAGAAGTTACCCAAATTTATTCCGTGGTGGGGTTACTGAAAAATCGTGGCGCGTTAATTGGCGATCGCCCGTTTCGCAGTCCCCATCACTCCGCCTCCGGTCCCTCTCTCGTCGGCGGTGGTAGCTATCCCAAACCCGGAGAAATTTCCCTCGCTCATCGGGGTATTTTGTTCCTCGATGAACTCACAGAGTTTAAACGCGATGTGCTAGAATTCCTGCGCCAACCCTTAGAAGATGGGCGCGTCACCATTTCTCGCACAAAACAAAGTGTGGAATTCCCCGCCCAATTTACCTTAGTTGCCAGTACCAATCCTTGTCCTTGTGGCTACTTTGGTGACCCGATCCAACCCTGTACCTGTTCCCCCCGTCACCGAGAACAATATTGGGCCAAACTTTCAGGACCCCTGATGGATCGGATTGATTTGCAAGTGGCGGTGAATCGCTTAAAACCGGAAGAAATTACTCGGCAAACCACCGGAGAGGGTTCGGAACCTGTCAGAAAGCGGGTTCAGGCAGCGCGCGATCGCGCCCGAGAACGATTTAAAGCCGAACCGAACATTCGCTGCAATGCGGAAATGCAAACCGCCCAACTCCGCAAATGGTGTCCTCTGGATGATGCCACCCGCACGCTCCTCGAAGGGGCCATCCGTAAACTGGGACTCTCGGCAAGGGCCACCGATCGCATTTTAAAGGTCGCCCGCACCATTGGGGACCTGGCTGGGGATGACCAAATCAATCTCTCCCATGTGGCAGAAGCCATTCAATATAGAACAATTGATAGAATGCAGTAAATAGCATTTTTTATTAGCTATTTTAAGGAGCTAACTCTCATGAAAACGATTCTTTCTCTGGTTTTACTCGCCACCGTTGCGGTTGTTGATACTTTACCGGCTCAGGCTCAAAGTTTCCAACCCCTCCAGGGGGTTGAAGCGATTGCTCAAGCCACGCCAATGGTCTCCCAAGCGGAAGAATTTGTCTCTTTACTCGCCGATGGAGAGTTTAACCAGGCTTTACAGAAATACGATGCTATAGCTCGGGAAAATATTACCTCAGAAACTCTGGAAACAACTTGGCAAGATTTAGTAGCTAAATCAGGGGATTTTCAAGAAATTGTTTCTACAGAGACGGTTCCGGGGGAGGAGCAAGATGTGGTTCTGTTAACGACTCGGTTTGAACAGGATACGGTGGTGTTGTTCGTTATTTTTGATGAAGAGCAACAAATTAATAGTTTCACCTATTAACTTAGGCGATCGCCTAACTCATTCCTGGAGTTAGAGTTGCCATGATTGCAGAAGTCCAGTTGCAACCGCTCCCTGGTTTGAGGGAGCGAGTATTTGATTAGGGTGCTTCCTCCATGATTAGGTTTGGAGTTGGCAAAAGAGGAGGATTGATCTACTTTTAGCAGTTTTCTGGAGAAGGTGCTGATTTCTCCAGAAAACCAAAAACCGCTGGTAACAGACTGGGGAAAACTCCAGTAAAACTACGGAGAAAGTAGAGTTTTTTGTCCTGGGCTTTATAAAATATCCTGTTAAATTTATCGAAAATTAGTGATAAAATAAAAACAGAAGAATTCAGTGGCTTTTAGAGTAAAGCCAACGGCTATGAGTCGAGTAACAATGCGGTTGCGTTCTGACTTTCATCGCCTAGCGGACAGTTTGATGAAAATCAAACTCTTTCGCTTCCTAGGGAATGGATTGCTGGCCTTTGTCAATGTGTCTCGGGACTTCTATTTGGCGCGGATGATTCTGCTGGGCGATCGCGTCCCGTCCCCCGACCGAAATCACCAGGCCCCAACCCAGGGAGTCTGATATCCTGAATCTACAGATAGGGGTCAAAGGAATGGGAGTCCCTGACCCCGAAAAACATAAACCGGCAAGGCGACAGCAGGGTTCGGTCCTTTAGCCGCAGCGATCGCAGCCAGGGATATAATGGGTAGCCCTGTCAAGGTGATCAATTTAATGACCCCAAATCCTTATTTCTTGGACAGGCGATCACTCTCGCGCCCCTACAAGAGGTAAATTTGATGACGAAAAATCATTGTTTCTTGTAGGGGCGTATTGCATACGCCCAAAAGAGGGCGTATGCAATACGCCCCTACAATTTACACACCTTGACAGGGCTAGGATATAATGGTGGGCTGCATGGCTCATAACAAATCCGGTTGTTCAAAGTCCATTTTCTCTATCAGCCCGCGCAGGTGAGGCTCCGTGCGTGTAGCCCCACCCTTTAGGGTGCGGGTTTTTGCTCATGTTTTCCCCAAATTGTCATCAATCGTAATGATTTTTAGGTCAAAAATCAGGTAGTAAACTGGGCAAAAAAAGATTGAGAGAACTACCGAAAGAATATGCAGACAGAGGGGGTAAAATGAGACAGTTGTGTTCTGTGCCGGACGTTGATCGAGCGCTATACCTTGCCCGAAATGGGCGCACTGTGGACTGAGACTTATAAATTTAAAACCTGGCTCGAAGTCGAGCTAGCAGTTTGTGACGCTCAAGCCGAACTGGGTTATATTCCCGCCTCGGCAGTGGAAGAGATTAAAGCCAAGGCTAATTTTGACCCCAAGCGCATCCTCGAAATTGAGGCTGAAGTTCGCCATGATGTGATTGCCTTTTTGACCAATGTGAATGAGTACGTCGGGGAAGCCGGACGGTACATTCATTTGGGATTAACCAGTTCCGATGTGTTGGACACGGCTTTAGCATTGCAGATGGTGGCGAGTCTGGATCTGTTGCTGTCGGAATTGGAAACGGCGATCGCTGCCATTCGCTATCAAGCGCAGCAACACCGGGATACGGTGCAAATCGGGCGATCGCATGGGATTCATGCCGAACCGATTACCTTTGGGTTTAAACTCGCTGGATGGTTAGCCGAAATGTTGCGCCATCGCGATCGCCTCGTGCGGGTGCGATCGTCTATTGCCGTGGGGAAAATCTCCGGTGCCGTGGGAACCTACGCCAACATCGAACCCCGGATTGAAGAGATTGCCTGTCAGAAACTCGGACTCGAACCCGATACCGCCTCCACTCAGGTGATATCGCGCGATCGCCATGCTGAGTTTTTGCAGCATCTAGCTCTCCTGGCGGCTTCTATCGAACGCTTTGCCGTAGAAATTCGCAACCTCCAGCGCAGCGATGTTCTGGAAGTGGAGGAATACTTCTCCAAAGGGCAAAAAGGCTCCTCGGCTATGCCCCATAAGCGTAACCCGATTCGGTCCGAACGCTTAACCGGGATGGCGAGAATTGTGCGGGGTCATGCCGGAACAGCTTTGGAAAATGTGGCACTTTGGCATGAACGGGATATTTCCCACAGTTCTGTTGAACGAGTGATTCTGCCCGATGCTTGCATTTTAACTCACTTTATGTTAAGAGAAATTTCAGAATTGGTGAAAAATCTCCAAGTCTATCCCGAGAACATGAAGCGGAATATGAACGTTTACGGCGGCGTGATTTTCAGTCAGCGCGTGATGCTGGCTTTAGTGGAAAAAGGCATGAATCGGGAAGCGGCGTATAAAGTCGTGCAGTCCTGCGCCCATCAAGCGTGGAATCAACCCGATGGGGACTTTCATGGGGCGATCGTCAAAGATGCCGCCGTCACCGAGAAACTGTCACCGCAGGAAATCGAAGATTGTTTCGATCCGAAATACCAGCTAAGACACCTGGATACGGTTTACCAACGCTTAAACATTTAAACCCCACCTTAAACGAAGCGAAGGGATGAACGATGAATTGAATGGTCAAGGGTTCTTGTTCATCCTTCATCCTTCATCCTTCATCCTTCATTTTTATAGAGGTCGCGCATGAAACTTCGTTCTTTCATCGCATATATTTTGGTGATGCTGGCGATCGTTTTGGCGATCGCCACCACAAGTACCGCGACAAATCCAGAACCCCCCCGCACCGATTCCACAGCAGAATCCCTGCGATTGCTGGCAGCAAAGCGGGACTTTTTAATTGGAACTGCTGTCAGACCCTTCCCCTTAAAAAACGAGCCGATCTATGGAGAGGTCCTGGCCCGTGAATTTAATATCATCATGCCCGAGCATCATCTGAAATTTGCTCCCGTGCATCCAGAGCGCGATCGCTATGATTTTAGCGTAGCCGATGAGATCGTCAATTTTGCTCAAGAACACGATATAAAGGTCATTGGTCATGCACTGGTCTGGTTTCACGCCCTCCCCCGTTGGGTCGTGGAGGGGAATTTTTCCCGGGAAGAACTCCTGGAAATTCTCCATGATCACATTCAGACTGTAGTCGGTCACTATCGAGGTCAAATTTATGCTTGGGATGTGGTTAATGAACCCGTAGAAGCCGATGGGACCTTCAGAGAAACCATCTGGTATAAAACTATTGGACCGGAATATATTGACCTAGCGCTGCGTTGGACTCATGAAGCCGATCCAGATGCCCTCATATATATTAATGACTATGGGGAAGGACTCAACTCTAAATCAGATTCCTTTTATCTGTTAGCAAAATCCCTCCAGGAACGGGGTGCACCCCTAGATGCGATCGGTTTCCAAACCCACATCGGCTTTTTATCTGCAAAAGACTCCCAAGAAGTCGCTGAAAATATGAAGCGCTACGCCGAGTTGGGTTTAGACGTGATGTTTACTGAGATGGATGTTCCGATTAATCAGTTTAGCGGCACCGAAGAGGAGCAATTAGCCGCACAAGCTGAAATGTACCGGGATTTTCTGAATATTTGCCTAGAGGCATCGAACTGTAACACCATGCTGACATGGGGATTTACCGATCGCTATACTTGGTTAACCGGGTTTACTGGAGGGAAAGCCCCATTAATTTTTGACGAGTCCTATCGTCCTAAACCCACCTATTCTGCGATGTTGGAAGAATTGAAAGGGAGTTAAAACATTGTCCTTTGTGAGTGCGAATTGCAGTGAAACCCTTACAGTTAAATGCAGAACTTTTTTTCTGTACATCCCTAAATCTTCGAGAGTGACCCAATCCGTAACCCGGGGATGTGTGGCGCAAGCGCCTTTTGGGTTGGACGACTTTGGGAAAGATAAACATGGGCGGGTGACTCAGCTATGCCAAGTCACCCGCCCATCGATTGGAATTCGGGCTAAATCCTGATAAACCTGATTTCGTAAGCAGGGTTTCTTGTAGGGGCGTATTGCATACGCCCTCTTTTGGGCGTATGCAATACGCCCCTACAATCTACACACCTTGACAGGGCTAGATTTTAAACAGCTATTTTGGCAGCATCCGCTGTTTCTCTAAGTAACAACTGTCGCCACTGGTGGATAATCTGCTGTAACAGCCCCTGTTCTGGAGTGACCCAGGTGGCGATCGCCTCGGACTCCAGAGTATCCAGGGCCACAGTTGCTCTGGCTAAGGTCGCTAATCGTTTTACCGAGTCCGGCTGTTCAGAATTGCTAGAGATTAAGGTCCCGATTTCTCCGAGACGGGCGATCGCATTCAGGACCTCCGGTCGAATCACCCCAGCTACCGGCATCCGCGAGTCTGCTTCCCCCTCATAGAAAGCAGCCAGTTCCGATTCTCGGAGAGTCTCTAAGGCAATCCGGAGGTCGGAAAGGTCATCCAAAGATGATAATGTGGCCAAGGTTGTCAAGGATTCGAGAATTTCCACACCCCCCGGATAGTCTCTGAGACTCAAGAGGTTCTGTTTATAAGGGGTCAAATCCAACCCAGACCGATTCACGGACTCGGAATTGAGCAACTGGTACAGTAGGGCCGAGAACCGAGTTAAGGGGGTTTGACGATGCGATCGCCAGACCCAAGGTAGAACCCCCACCCAACTTTCGGAAACCTGATTCAACCAATCACTACCACAGTTGACCTGTTGAAACCCCAGTCCTCCCAATAACACTTGGCGGCGTTCCGGGACTCCTCGCCAATCTTCAGCACTGACGGGGGACCAGAGATAGGCCCTTAAATCCGAGTCGCGGGCGATCGCATACAGCAGATGTAGGGGGTTCGGGGTCGAATGTAAATATCGAGATAAAGCCTTCAAGGCAACCGAACGCTGAAAGGGGTTGCGGCAAACTTCCGCGATCCGGTGCAACCCTTCCTTTTCATCCCGTTGCAACTGCTGTATCAAAGCGTTATGACTGTTTGGCAGGGGCAATACCAGCAACTCATCCCAGAGGACGGGATGTCCATCGCCGCGTCGATTAGGGTTGAGTGCAGCAATCAACTCAATCGGGTAAAACAAGAGGCGCAAGGACCCGATCGCCACCAACAAGTTGAAGAAAACTCCGATTTCAATCCCTCGGGAAACGACCGATACAAACCGACCTCGGGAGCCAATTTGAGCCGCTTTGAGGACATTTGCATCAAATGCACCGATCGCTATTGCCAGCACTAGAATCAACCCCACACCGGCAAACAGTCCCACTGCTGTGCGACCCGCTATAGCAAAGGCCATAAACCAAAGAGTGCCTAGAAAAATGGCAAACCCAACGGTGAGCAAGGGGGTATCAATGACGATCGCCCCGAATGTCTGTTCATAAGGGGGATTAATTCTCATCAAATCATTCAAAATAAACAGACTCGTGAACGCGAAACTCCCCAATAGCGCCAGTACCAAGGCCGCCAACACACTACCGGCCAGTCCCAAGACCATAAAACTACAGGTGAGAATTAAGGCCGAGGCGAGGACAATCCACATCCACAGGAAAACTCCTCCAAACACAAACCCGAGGGTGGTCCAAAAGAGGGTACGTTGGACTGCTTTGAGGGGAATTTCTTCCCCAGAGGTGAGATCCCAGACTTTCGGAAGGCGATCGCCTGCACCGGAAATGACCCGTTGTCCATCCGGGGTCACCGCCACGGACCTCACCCACTCTTGATGACCCACGAGGGTATGTACCAAAGTTCCTTGTTGGAGGTTCCAGACTTTGAGGGTATGGTCAGAAGAGGCCGAAACCACTTGCTGTCCGTCTGGGGTGACTGCTAATCCATTAATCCACCCCTGATGTCCCGTTAACTCATACTGGAGGGTTCCGTCATTTAGGGTCCAGACCTTGACAGTGCCATCGGCACCCCCAGAAATCACCTGTTGTCCGTCTGGGGTGACTGCAATGGTATTCACCCCGCCAGGATGTGCCGTCAAATTCTGCACTTCAGTTCCCGATGACCGGACCCACACCTTGACCGAACCATCCAGACTGGCCGAAATAACCTGTTCTCCATTGGGGGTGAGGGTGACCGCTTTAACCTCTGTGGTATGACCGCTTAAGGTTTGCAGGAGAGTTCCCTGTTCCAGATTCCAAATTTTCACCGTTCCATCTGCCGATCCCGAGATGGCCTGGGTTCCGTCTGGGGTAAGGGTTACACTGTTGACAGGTCCGGTGTGACCCTCCAAAATATGCAGTTTGTTTCCCGACTCGATATTCCAGACGATCAGGGTATTGTCTGCTGAGGCAGAAATTGCTAATTTTTGGTCTGGGGTGACCGCCAGATCTTCAATCCAGCGACTGTGGTTTTCGAGACTCTTGAGGCGATCGCCGCCTTTGATGTCCCAAATATTAACTGCGCGGTCTCCCCCCCCTGAAATAACCCGGTCTCCCGAGAGTAATGCCAAAGCGTTAATTCCGCTGCGATTACCCGGTACGGTTTGTAACAATGCACCTCTATCCAGATCCCAAACTTTTAAGCTGCTGTTTCCCGTAAAGTCTCTGCCTGAGGCGGAAATTACTTGGGTATTGGAGAGGGCCAAGACAGAATTAATGGACCCGGTATGACCTTGATTCACCGCAAGGGTATAGAGGGAAAATGTAAACGCCAGTAGGAATAAACATTTCATCACCGAGGCAGTCGCCATCAGATACAAATTTCGATATCCCGGGACCTTAAAACTCCCCCGGAATTTACTCCATCCGCTTTGTCGATACAAATCAGGGGACGCTTTGTACAAATAGCTTCGCAGTACACTGGGACGAAAAAATACCCAGTAGGCCAGCAAACCATAATGATAAGGATTTAAAGGATTGAGGGATTCGGGTCGTTCACCCCGATCCAGTTGGAAGATGGGCATGATGATTTTACCGTAGGGGTCAGTTTTACGCAGAAACTGTCAAGCGCTTTATTGGTCTGTTCACAGTATTCCTTTTCCACTCCTCCTCGGGATCTAGATTTGGTTAAATTTTATGAAGCAACCCTAGTCAGTCTAAATCAATGGGACAACTCCACTCCAGAGTAGGAGTATCTTCCTCTCAACTGCTGCAAATCATCGCCAGATGCTCTCCCAGATTAATTTTATTGTGCCAATGATTTAGACTGGCTCGATCATTTTCATCCCTTCTCCCACCATTTATGGGACATTTTCTATTCGTAAAATCAGCAAATTATTATCCCATAATTGAATCCAATTAGGCATAAAATAAACTGTTAATCATAAAAAACCCTGAACAGCCTATATTTACAACAGCTTAAACCCTTAAAATTGAGAAAATTTTTGTCTGATTTAACTCAGAAGTTTTTGAAATATTCATTATTCAATTTTACTCACCCACCCAGGAAAACCACCATGAAAATTAATTACATCCTTTTATTCTCAGTTGCTTTAGGGTTAGTCATCACCATCGGATCCTGGCAACGGGCGGAATCAGTTCGGATTTTCGACGGATTGAAGTCGGGAGAATGGGGACCGCAGAGTCCAGCAGTTGTCGTCCAGAGAACTCCAGCTATACCTCAGTTCGAGGGAGAGAACTTGGTCGATATCCAAGAAATTAATCCAGACATTACCCTTGATATTCGCTATGCCACGGCCAATAATTTCTTGAATGTTCAACTCTACTCTGTTCCTCGATGTCTTTTGCGAACTAGCGTCGCCCAAAAGTTATCCCTCGTTCAAGAGCAATTGCAACCAATGGGACTGGGGTTAAAAATATTTGATTGTTATAGACCCCTATCGGTAACCCGGAAAATGTGGGAAGCATTGCCGGATCCCCGTTATGTTGCTAATCCGGCAAGGGGGTCGCGCCATAATCGCGGTGCAGCGGTCGATTTAACCCTGATTGATGCTTGGGGAAACGAATTAGAAATGCCGACGGACTTTGATGATTTTAGCGATCGCGCCGCCCGAGATTATCAAGGAACCGATGTCAGCAACCAAGCCCGCCAAAATAGTCAATTACTCGAAAGAGTGATGACTCAACAGGGTTTTATTTCCTTGATTACCGAATGGTGGCATTTTGATGCAGAAAACTGGCAAGACTATCCCCTTTTGGATATTTCTTTAGAGGAAATCAATGAGGGTTAGGCTTACTTGACTTCGACGAGAAAATCATAGGTAAACCCTCGGAAATTGGAGTCTAAAACCAGAAAATAGTCCCCAGTTGTGGGGAGAGTCCCACTCCAATTTTGGAGGCCCGTATAGTGACCCCCCCCGGTGAGTTCAGTTTGCCGATTGGGGTCATTGGGGATAAAGACAAATGGCAACGCGCCTTCGGAAACTGAGAGGGTCAAGGTTTGACCGGCAGATGCCTTGAGCAGATATTCATGACTTCCGCCGCCAATAATCCGCCCTTTGACTCGCGCAGAAGTGCCATTGGGGGGAAAATTAATCCGTTCTGTAATTTCAGAACAAGAACTTTCGGTGATACTTTTGGCAACCCAACCCTCCACCGGATTATTGATTTTAAACCAGCCATTTTGTTCTTCCGTAACAGTGAGATAAGTTCCATTACTCAGTGTCCCTAAAAGATTCGTGGCGGTCACTTCTGGACTGGAACGAACGTTAGCTGGCGGGTTGGGATCGGAGACAATGGCAGCGGTAATTTTGCAATTGCCTTGGGAAGGAGTAATCATAATCGGTTCTGGAGTAGGAGATGGGGAAGATTGGGGAGATTGGGGAGATGGGGGGGATTGGGGAGATTGGGGAGATTGGGGAGATTGGGGAGATTGGGGAGATTGGGGAGATTGGGGAGATGGGGGGGATTGGGGAGATTGGTTGGGGGTTTGAGTGACTGGAGGGGGAGATTGGGGAGATTGGGGAGATTGGGAGGCGAAATAGGCACCTCCGAGTGCGGCGGCGATCGCGCCTACAGCCAATGCAATGATAAATGGTGTTTTCCCTTGCATAACATTTATGGCATCTTAGCCAAAATAGAACCACTCACCCACTCTAAACGCAAGAAGGGGTAGGGCCTTTTGTAGATTGAGATGAACCCGGGGAGAATGGCCCATTCTTCCATCAGGACCGAGTGCATCCGGAGGGTTCTCCCTGCCCCCTGGACCCTGCTATCCTGGCACATTCGTTCCCGCACTGCGTAAGTCGCTTCCCGATGGCTGTGATTGTGCCGCCGTTTGAGCGTTGACCCGATTTAGTTCGCGGATCCGACGAGAGAGCAGACGGATGATATTGATGGCAATTCCGGGGGTTTCATCAATGGCATCGTAGAGTTGCTGCTGAGTCAATACCAGACACTCGCACGATTCGAGGGTCGTGACAGAAGCTGAACGGGGTTCAGCATCGAACAAAGACATTTCCCCAAAACAGGTCCCCTGTTCTAGTTTAGCCAGGTCTCGATTGCCAATGTGAACGCGGACCTTGCCAGAAACGACGATATAGAGCGATCGCCCCTCCTGACCTTCGGTGAAGATGGTATGCTTTGCCGGGAAAGATAGCTCATCCATCACGGAAGCCAGACGCACGAGAAAGTCATCCCGAAGTTCCTTAAAAATCGGAACGGCCCTGACAAATAATAATCGGTCAACACTGGTGAGCATCTTAAGGCAGTAAACCGTAAAAAATAAAGCCTAAAAAGTAATCAGGAGTAAAAAGGCAAAAACAAAAATTTTCCTTTTATCTTTTTACTTTT includes:
- a CDS encoding Crp/Fnr family transcriptional regulator, translated to MLTSVDRLLFVRAVPIFKELRDDFLVRLASVMDELSFPAKHTIFTEGQEGRSLYIVVSGKVRVHIGNRDLAKLEQGTCFGEMSLFDAEPRSASVTTLESCECLVLTQQQLYDAIDETPGIAINIIRLLSRRIRELNRVNAQTAAQSQPSGSDLRSAGTNVPG
- a CDS encoding SH3 domain-containing protein, whose amino-acid sequence is MQGKTPFIIALAVGAIAAALGGAYFASQSPQSPQSPPPVTQTPNQSPQSPPSPQSPQSPQSPQSPQSPQSPQSPPSPQSPQSSPSPTPEPIMITPSQGNCKITAAIVSDPNPPANVRSSPEVTATNLLGTLSNGTYLTVTEEQNGWFKINNPVEGWVAKSITESSCSEITERINFPPNGTSARVKGRIIGGGSHEYLLKASAGQTLTLSVSEGALPFVFIPNDPNRQTELTGGGHYTGLQNWSGTLPTTGDYFLVLDSNFRGFTYDFLVEVK
- a CDS encoding WD40 repeat domain-containing protein; protein product: MPIFQLDRGERPESLNPLNPYHYGLLAYWVFFRPSVLRSYLYKASPDLYRQSGWSKFRGSFKVPGYRNLYLMATASVMKCLFLLAFTFSLYTLAVNQGHTGSINSVLALSNTQVISASGRDFTGNSSLKVWDLDRGALLQTVPGNRSGINALALLSGDRVISGGGDRAVNIWDIKGGDRLKSLENHSRWIEDLAVTPDQKLAISASADNTLIVWNIESGNKLHILEGHTGPVNSVTLTPDGTQAISGSADGTVKIWNLEQGTLLQTLSGHTTEVKAVTLTPNGEQVISASLDGSVKVWVRSSGTEVQNLTAHPGGVNTIAVTPDGQQVISGGADGTVKVWTLNDGTLQYELTGHQGWINGLAVTPDGQQVVSASSDHTLKVWNLQQGTLVHTLVGHQEWVRSVAVTPDGQRVISGAGDRLPKVWDLTSGEEIPLKAVQRTLFWTTLGFVFGGVFLWMWIVLASALILTCSFMVLGLAGSVLAALVLALLGSFAFTSLFILNDLMRINPPYEQTFGAIVIDTPLLTVGFAIFLGTLWFMAFAIAGRTAVGLFAGVGLILVLAIAIGAFDANVLKAAQIGSRGRFVSVVSRGIEIGVFFNLLVAIGSLRLLFYPIELIAALNPNRRGDGHPVLWDELLVLPLPNSHNALIQQLQRDEKEGLHRIAEVCRNPFQRSVALKALSRYLHSTPNPLHLLYAIARDSDLRAYLWSPVSAEDWRGVPERRQVLLGGLGFQQVNCGSDWLNQVSESWVGVLPWVWRSHRQTPLTRFSALLYQLLNSESVNRSGLDLTPYKQNLLSLRDYPGGVEILESLTTLATLSSLDDLSDLRIALETLRESELAAFYEGEADSRMPVAGVIRPEVLNAIARLGEIGTLISSNSEQPDSVKRLATLARATVALDTLESEAIATWVTPEQGLLQQIIHQWRQLLLRETADAAKIAV
- a CDS encoding M15 family metallopeptidase translates to MKINYILLFSVALGLVITIGSWQRAESVRIFDGLKSGEWGPQSPAVVVQRTPAIPQFEGENLVDIQEINPDITLDIRYATANNFLNVQLYSVPRCLLRTSVAQKLSLVQEQLQPMGLGLKIFDCYRPLSVTRKMWEALPDPRYVANPARGSRHNRGAAVDLTLIDAWGNELEMPTDFDDFSDRAARDYQGTDVSNQARQNSQLLERVMTQQGFISLITEWWHFDAENWQDYPLLDISLEEINEG